Proteins co-encoded in one Candidatus Bathyarchaeota archaeon genomic window:
- a CDS encoding DUF2283 domain-containing protein — MDLVIKYDPKADILAMKLREGAIKDERLLDSDVVLGFDEAGELVALEVWDASKRGLLKTLTDLANEKREVVEALLKRSQSSIS; from the coding sequence ATGGATTTAGTCATCAAATATGATCCAAAGGCGGATATCCTAGCGATGAAGCTTAGGGAGGGTGCTATAAAGGATGAGAGGCTTCTAGACAGTGATGTTGTTTTAGGCTTTGATGAGGCGGGGGAACTTGTGGCCCTAGAGGTGTGGGATGCTTCAAAGAGAGGGCTGTTGAAGACGCTGACGGACTTGGCGAACGAGAAAAGAGAGGTTGTTGAAGCTCTGCTTAAGAGAAGCCAGAGTAGTATTTCTTGA